One window of the Pyrinomonadaceae bacterium genome contains the following:
- the cobO gene encoding cob(I)yrinic acid a,c-diamide adenosyltransferase, giving the protein MPTKEKKYKWRRADYQEQTRGLLMVNTGHGKGKTTCALGLMMRAAGQGLNCCMIQFMKSRSDRYGEHVSAEKLGIEIHTMGDGFTWDTKNPEQDRQTARETWNLCVEKLKSGDYDLLVFDELVYVLSYDMLPVAEVLEEIRAARKTQPALHVVVTGRDAPQELIEAADLVTEMTEVKHPFQAGIRAQRGIEF; this is encoded by the coding sequence ATGCCCACCAAAGAAAAAAAATACAAATGGCGTCGCGCTGACTATCAGGAGCAGACGCGCGGGCTGCTGATGGTTAACACCGGGCACGGCAAAGGGAAGACAACGTGCGCGCTGGGCTTGATGATGCGCGCCGCTGGGCAAGGCCTGAACTGCTGCATGATTCAGTTCATGAAGTCGCGCAGCGATCGTTACGGCGAGCACGTTTCGGCAGAAAAACTCGGCATTGAAATCCACACGATGGGCGACGGCTTTACCTGGGACACGAAGAACCCCGAACAGGATCGCCAGACCGCGCGCGAGACCTGGAACCTCTGCGTTGAGAAGTTGAAGAGTGGCGACTACGATCTGCTTGTCTTTGATGAGCTGGTCTACGTTCTGAGCTACGACATGCTACCGGTCGCTGAGGTGCTGGAAGAAATTCGCGCCGCCCGCAAAACTCAACCGGCTCTGCACGTCGTCGTTACCGGCCGCGACGCGCCGCAGGAACTGATCGAAGCCGCTGACCTCGTCACCGAAATGACTGAGGTTAAGCACCCATTTCAAGCCGGCATTCGCGCGCAAAGGGGAATTGAGTTCTAA
- the accD gene encoding acetyl-CoA carboxylase, carboxyltransferase subunit beta, producing MPWFRKKKGKIEPVSDSERVVRTENVFVRCDECGEHLYKKDLDENLQVCHHCNYHFRIGAYERLESIFDDAHCEELDAEVISTDPLGFVDSKPYTKRLEQARHGTGLSEAVINARGKVGGHRVFAAAMDMNFIGGSMGSAVGEKITRLIERAIGERGAVIIFAASGGARMQEGALSLMQMAKISAALAALEERHLPFISVLTDPTTGGVTASFAMLGDIIVAEPKALIGFAGPRVIEQTIRQKLPKDFQRSEFLLDHGMLDAIVDRREMRPFIIKSLDFMMNPDLTDKTQVAGHKFHVSANAP from the coding sequence ATGCCGTGGTTTCGTAAGAAAAAAGGCAAGATCGAGCCGGTTAGCGACTCTGAACGCGTCGTTCGTACTGAGAATGTCTTCGTGCGCTGCGACGAGTGCGGCGAACACCTCTACAAGAAGGATTTGGATGAGAACCTGCAGGTCTGTCATCACTGCAATTATCACTTTCGCATCGGCGCCTACGAGCGTTTGGAAAGCATTTTCGATGACGCCCATTGCGAAGAGCTCGACGCGGAGGTGATTTCCACCGACCCGCTCGGGTTTGTCGACAGCAAGCCTTACACCAAACGCCTCGAACAGGCGCGTCATGGAACGGGCCTTTCGGAAGCAGTCATCAACGCGCGTGGAAAAGTGGGCGGGCATCGTGTGTTCGCCGCCGCGATGGACATGAATTTCATTGGCGGCTCGATGGGTTCGGCCGTCGGTGAAAAAATCACGCGGTTGATTGAGCGCGCCATCGGGGAACGGGGCGCCGTAATTATTTTCGCGGCGTCGGGCGGCGCGCGCATGCAGGAAGGTGCGCTGTCGCTGATGCAGATGGCGAAGATTTCCGCAGCGCTCGCGGCGCTCGAAGAGCGTCACCTGCCGTTCATTTCCGTGCTCACCGATCCCACCACCGGGGGCGTAACGGCGAGCTTTGCGATGCTCGGCGACATCATCGTCGCTGAACCGAAAGCCCTAATTGGTTTCGCGGGCCCGCGCGTGATCGAGCAGACAATCCGGCAGAAGCTGCCGAAAGATTTTCAGCGATCGGAATTCCTTCTCGATCATGGAATGCTTGACGCCATTGTCGATCGACGCGAGATGCGCCCCTTCATTATCAAGTCGCTCGACTTCATGATGAATCCGGATCTGACGGACAAGACTCAAGTCGCAGGTCATAAGTTTCACGTTTCGGCGAATGCGCCCTGA
- a CDS encoding folylpolyglutamate synthase/dihydrofolate synthase family protein gives MATVPGVTRSALTPGYCLSSLRDDLSTHMLFDEAQDYLLSLGHETLTIKLGLANIERLLAALGNPHRSFPSVQIAGTNGKGSTAVMLESICREARISVGLFTSPHLISMTERIRVNGADITKDEFARLTAQVKQTAEELVQGRELETLPTFFEHVTAIALLAFREAEVELAILETGLGGRLDSTTAAGAQVVAITPIAMDHEEHLGSTLAEIAAEKAAIIRPGVTTIVAPQHDEALEVIKARCAEAGVTARFASAPTNVTVAEGLVPGRMCATFETRNDRYENACLGLPGRHQTINAATTVVIAEGLGERGFDLSRHLILSGLRNAKHPGRLELLEGNPPVLFDGAHNPAAARALHDYLDEFMAQPITLIFGAMRDKPLSEIAAILFPAARQVILTELDNPRAATLENLKAAAPAGLDQTSLHEAKSVAEALQIARRVTGADGLILITGSLYLVGAAQEFIRSDD, from the coding sequence ATGGCTACTGTTCCGGGGGTGACGCGCTCCGCGCTTACCCCCGGCTATTGTCTCTCATCCCTTCGGGATGACTTGTCCACTCACATGCTTTTTGATGAAGCCCAGGACTATCTCCTTTCTCTCGGTCACGAGACGCTCACAATAAAACTTGGTCTCGCAAATATTGAGCGGCTGCTGGCGGCGCTTGGTAACCCGCACAGGAGTTTTCCTTCAGTTCAAATCGCCGGCACGAACGGCAAAGGCTCAACGGCGGTGATGCTGGAATCGATCTGCCGCGAAGCAAGAATCAGCGTCGGTCTTTTCACTTCGCCGCACCTGATTTCAATGACTGAGCGGATTCGCGTGAACGGCGCCGACATTACGAAAGACGAATTTGCGCGGCTCACCGCGCAGGTTAAGCAAACCGCGGAAGAACTTGTGCAAGGCCGTGAGCTGGAGACCCTGCCGACCTTCTTTGAACACGTCACCGCCATCGCGCTCCTGGCTTTTCGTGAAGCCGAAGTTGAGTTGGCGATTCTCGAAACCGGCTTGGGAGGACGGCTGGATTCGACCACGGCCGCGGGCGCCCAAGTCGTCGCCATCACGCCGATCGCCATGGATCATGAGGAACACCTCGGTAGCACCCTGGCTGAAATTGCCGCCGAGAAAGCCGCGATTATTCGGCCGGGTGTGACTACCATCGTCGCGCCACAGCACGACGAAGCGCTGGAAGTAATAAAGGCACGATGTGCCGAAGCAGGGGTAACGGCCCGTTTTGCTTCAGCGCCGACCAACGTCACAGTCGCTGAAGGCTTAGTGCCGGGCCGCATGTGCGCGACGTTTGAAACACGAAACGATAGATACGAGAACGCCTGTCTCGGGCTGCCTGGTCGCCATCAAACGATTAATGCGGCGACGACCGTGGTAATCGCGGAAGGTTTAGGTGAGCGGGGCTTCGATCTTTCACGGCACTTGATCCTCAGCGGGCTGAGGAACGCCAAACATCCGGGGCGGCTTGAATTACTTGAGGGCAACCCGCCGGTTCTCTTCGATGGCGCGCACAATCCGGCTGCGGCGCGCGCCCTCCACGACTATCTCGACGAGTTCATGGCTCAGCCAATCACACTGATCTTTGGCGCGATGCGCGACAAGCCGCTGAGCGAGATCGCGGCGATTCTCTTCCCGGCGGCCCGTCAGGTGATTCTGACTGAGCTCGATAATCCGCGGGCGGCTACGCTCGAGAATCTGAAGGCCGCCGCGCCAGCCGGCCTCGATCAAACAAGTCTTCACGAGGCGAAATCGGTCGCTGAAGCGTTGCAGATTGCGCGACGGGTTACCGGCGCGGACGGTCTCATTCTCATCACCGGCTCGTTGTACCTGGTTGGTGCCGCGCAGGAATTCATTCGCAGTGATGATTAG
- a CDS encoding NUDIX hydrolase, translating into MSDTPEFIDSKKVFEGRIFDVTVDTVREGDQTYKREVVHHGGSAVILPVFEDGTIALVKQYRHPAVKYLLELPAGTLNDRELPEVGAARELEEELGLVPGRMEKLCEFFVSPGFLSEKMWLYLATDLQETEQRLEDDEAIEVVRMPIDRALQMITDNEIEDAKTIIGLLLAAPRIGLTPFAPDYPAV; encoded by the coding sequence ATGTCCGACACACCTGAATTCATCGATTCGAAAAAAGTTTTCGAGGGCCGCATCTTTGACGTGACCGTTGATACGGTTCGCGAAGGCGACCAGACGTATAAGCGCGAAGTTGTTCACCACGGCGGGAGCGCAGTGATTCTGCCCGTGTTCGAAGACGGCACAATCGCGCTCGTGAAGCAGTATCGTCATCCGGCGGTGAAGTACCTGCTCGAGTTGCCGGCCGGCACTTTGAACGATCGAGAACTACCCGAAGTGGGCGCGGCCCGTGAATTGGAAGAGGAACTGGGACTGGTCCCGGGCCGCATGGAAAAGCTCTGCGAGTTCTTTGTCTCGCCGGGATTTCTCAGCGAGAAGATGTGGCTGTATCTCGCGACGGATTTGCAGGAGACCGAGCAGCGCCTGGAAGACGATGAAGCGATTGAGGTCGTGCGGATGCCGATCGATCGGGCGCTGCAGATGATTACCGACAATGAAATCGAAGATGCGAAGACGATCATCGGGCTGCTGCTCGCGGCGCCACGGATCGGTCTTACTCCCTTTGCGCCGGACTATCCCGCGGTCTGA